The Asterias rubens unplaced genomic scaffold, eAstRub1.3, whole genome shotgun sequence genomic sequence tttaattttttttcagttggctgaataaatagttctaattataattataataattataatatcgTCACTTATTAGGGGAGAGTGCTCTTTTGCAAAAAAAGGATACAATTTTATTTGTCTGAACACGCATTTGACCCCTCATCAGAAACTTGTGTATGTTTGCTTGGCATGTTGGCATCTGCGATGGTTGTATGTGCTGTATGTATATATAGCTATAATTCAACCAAAAAGGTTGATTTTAAGATGCCTCAGTCGAAGTCCGTGTTCATTCAATGGGAGGTTTGTGTACGGTCCGTGTGCCGTTGTGTACGTCAAACCAGCATTGATCGTGACTGTAGTATAAATACATAGGACACCAAAGTACCTCTGGGAGGACCTTGTTTTGCTCCCATCAATTCAAATAGTGCATTGGTCCATACATCAAATCCCCTTGTGCTGGGGACATCGACAGAGGTCTACGAACTGTGTtctttcacacacacacacagacaccCCGGCTAACCTTTTTATCAGAGAAAAACAGTACTTTCCACAAACGCGTTGACTTTATCAGGGAATACAGCAATCTCGTATTAAGTACAGATATGTATCTCAACTTCTCTTTACCAGTAAGTACTTTCACTGGTATTTTGCAATATGGTGAACTTCTACCATATGCACTGGTATTTATAACCACTTATCTACTAGTCTCGTCATTTATAAATCAACCTGGCCGTACGTCTACACTACCTCCGGGACCATGGCATATGCCATTCATTGGAAGCTTTCAGTTATTCACCACGGCATCTCATATTGAAGTGACTAAGCTGTGCAGCAGGTTCGGCAAGATGTTCACACTGTACATAGGATCTGATCCTCTGATTGTGTTGAATGACTTGCATGTGATTAAAGATGCACTCGTGAAACACGCTGATGTTTTCTCTGATCGAGCATCATTCAAACCGATTGAAAGAACCGTCAAAATTAAAGGTAATGAAATCCCGAATGCTGATGTAACATCCGTATGATAGCTAAATAAGGTTTACTTGGTTTTAAAAACTATAAGTAGTGGTAATCACGAATGCTCATGTAACGGTCGTTGGGATGGTAGCtacaatgtttattattttgttttacccttactcCGATGTGTGTAGTCACTGTATAATCAGAacttccccgagttctgtgaacaaaatcacaggcatattactcgggtggtaTTCCAACCCACCCtgcaaatctagagcagatgtcataCCAACATACCTATTTAGTTTGCCTATTTGTAGTCCAATTTGAAGTTAGCATTTTAATTTCACCATAGACTAGTACTGGGTAcctaatgaaacaaaatgatgtACTGGTTTCTATCTGGGCTCCAAACCTGTACTGgtataaacatttaaaagatAAAATGACTTTATATCATGCTGATATTCTACAAAAGAGTTAGTTTTTATGTGATACTAATATTGTTTGTTTCGCAGGAAGTTTAGTCTTTGAGAATGGCACTGCATGGAAAGCAAGACGCTGCGTTGTGTTGAAAGCCTTACACGATCTTACCGGTAACCAGGGTAATCTGCAACAAGACATCAACAAAGAAGTTGGTTTTATTTGTcaagaaattgaaaaattgaACGGACAACCCTTCGATCCATCCAGTTTGATATCAATAGCTGCATCCAACATTATTTGCTCTATGAGTTACGGTCGACGTTTCAGCTATGATAATCAGaacttcaaaaaaatattgaccaACATCGACAAGGTTCTACATTGCTCCTTCGTTGAAACATTCCTAAGAACCATTCCGATCATCTCATCACTCCCAGGCATTAATGGATTCCGTAAAGCAATGGCAGAGATTCTGGATTTTAATCTAGATATTGTTAAAGAACATAAAGCAACGTTTAAGTCAGGAGTCACCCGTGACGTCATAGACGCCATGTTGATTGAGGCACAGAAGGAGCAGGAAGGCACCGAGTTAGTGTTCGCTGATGAATTAATAGCAAGGTCATTATTTGACTTTTTCGGTGCTGGGACAGATACGACTATAAACACTTTACGCTGGGCGTTGCTATTGATAACACAGTCCCCCAACATCCAAGCCAAGGTGGGTAGCTTCTTAGTTTAATATGTTTAGTACACTGCCATTATATGACATTTTTctgaaaagtaaaacatttttgttcgtttatatatatatatatttttggtgAAGCTACTGATGCAATTTTGTCTTTATCTGAAACATGACTTCAAACAGCAATTGCTACAAAGTCAGTGCGTGGTGTTGGCTGTATTAGAAACCCTATATTTAGAGAGCCATTTGTGTCCCAAAACATAGGCGAACACAGGGTGTCAGACTAGTCTGCTTGTTTGGGTTGCGCTGCATTTCGACCGAACATGGCGTCCATTATTAAAGACGTGGCCAAAGAGAACTGGCCTctccatgtcgcaactctctgAATAATGTCTAAGCTTtttatgggcccaatttcaaagagctgcttaagcacaaaatattgcttaagaacaaatttctgctgagcagtaTACATTTATACGCAGGATACCAGACTGCACAAGCCACATGGTAAATTGGTAACCATCTGGTAATCATAATGTTGTTGTACTTATagcttattttgtgcttttatgCAGCTCTCGGCCCAGCTATATACACAAAACCCCCTCCTGTGACGCACTTAAAAGACTGTTCAAGTCGGGTGCAAGATCTAAGATCATTTTGGAAATCCCTGACGGGTTGGCTGCCTGTTATGAAGCAAACCTTAAGTTGCTCTCATACCGGTAGACCATTAAACATGACGTTATACACTGAAccagttgtttatttttttttttttttatgatacagGTGCAGCAAGAGATTGATGACATCATAGTTGGGAGTAAAACCCCATCCATGGACGATCAGCGCTCAATGCCGTTCACAATGGCCACTATAATGGAGATTCAACGTTACAGGGTAGCTTCACCGTTCGTACCACCACGATGTACAAACCAAGATGTTAACATTCAAGGCACCCATATCCCAAAAGGTACCCAGATATGGGTGAATCTGTGGGCGGTGTTACACGACCCCATGTTATGGGTAAACCCAGGATCTTTTGACCCTACTCGATTTCTAGCAGATAATGGGAAGCGTGTGGTTGTGCCTGAGGCATTCATACCTTTCGGAGCAGGTTCgtaatttgaatttttgttggtGCTTCTGTTTAAATGTCCCCTTTTACGCAATAGAAATTAGGCCGGTGTTGCATTGTACACTGCCCTCTCCCCAAATCGGCGATTTGTGTATAAGTTTCGTGTAAtagtgccctcttttgaatcaacttCATTCAGCCCATGGGCAGTTGCTTATTGGGCTGCATAATTTCAAATGGTGTTTATAGTATCCTGTATTTATTTAATTCCCTTTTGTctcattttttcttcttacttCTGCAGGTCGTCGAATCTGCCTTGGGAAAAAGCTATCAAGTATGCAGATATTCATCTTCTTCACTAATATTTTGCAGAAGTTTACTTTATCCTGGCCTTCGCAAGCTGGTCAACCCGACCTCCGCGGTGAACTTGGTCTTACATTGGCGCCAACGAGCTACACTATTCGTGCTCAAAGTAGACTCAGTCAAAAACCTATAGGttcctagactggtcccctgtcttaaAGACAGGTGTTGGTTTTATACAGACCCAGTGGACGgattcattggatacaatggtTTTATTGGATGAATGTGCAGTGACGTATATAAAGCTTCCCGtagtgttttgattggtccgagttGATGTTTGTCATCAATTGCAGTTTTAGTCGTCTGCATGCAGCGTGCGTAATGTTTATGTGTAACTGTGAACATAATATgcatgtaattttgtttgtacatgtgaGTTTGTATACACATTGTTAGCTGTTTATACATATGTGTACATAT encodes the following:
- the LOC117305731 gene encoding uncharacterized protein LOC117305731 encodes the protein MESLSTYLNIRLLLVFASTFLIAVWFLRWRSLHRGLPPSPWYIPLIGSPQLFSSSMHLDLTETGYKYGGMYTLHAGLMPLVVLSDLHVIKEALGKQGEYFNDRMDLQSASKILKLEGSILFSSGRQWSARRRVALMSLRNFGMGKRSLESSINEEARYLCDALGDHEGKNVDPLHLINNAVSNIICSISYGQRYDYNDPAFKHLLANMEVIFRASVMSLVVWGFPLMSYFNHFKRLNTALENLADFSKKMVEAHRVTFDPDNIRDVIDAFILEGGKHKEDDLKEVFRDDLIWRAIHDMFAAGTDTTTNTMLWLIILMMEFPHVQAKVQQEVDDVIGQARVPSLSDRPSMPYTEATLMEIQRYRTVAPYLPPRVLYSDIKFRGFHIPKGTQVWVNLWTVLHDPAHWTNPECFDPTRFLSEDGSRVIVPDAFIPFGIGRRSCIGEQLARMELFIFFTNFMQRFTFSRVGDDPEDRPGILGMTYAPQPYKTRVTKRCIGPYIKSPCAGDIDRGLRTVFFHTHTQTPRLTFLSEKNSTFHKRVDFIREYSNLVLSTDMYLNFSLPVSTFTGILQYGELLPYALVFITTYLLVSSFINQPGRTSTLPPGPWHMPFIGSFQLFTTASHIEVTKLCSRFGKMFTLYIGSDPLIVLNDLHVIKDALVKHADVFSDRASFKPIERTVKIKGSLVFENGTAWKARRCVVLKALHDLTGNQGNLQQDINKEVGFICQEIEKLNGQPFDPSSLISIAASNIICSMSYGRRFSYDNQNFKKILTNIDKVLHCSFVETFLRTIPIISSLPGINGFRKAMAEILDFNLDIVKEHKATFKSGVTRDVIDAMLIEAQKEQEGTELVFADELIARSLFDFFGAGTDTTINTLRWALLLITQSPNIQAKVQQEIDDIIVGSKTPSMDDQRSMPFTMATIMEIQRYRVASPFVPPRCTNQDVNIQGTHIPKGTQIWVNLWAVLHDPMLWVNPGSFDPTRFLADNGKRVVVPEAFIPFGAGRRICLGKKLSSMQIFIFFTNILQKFTLSWPSQAGQPDLRGELGLTLAPTSYTIRAQSRLSQKPIGS